One Opitutus sp. ER46 genomic region harbors:
- a CDS encoding response regulator, whose protein sequence is MKISRFLPKTIGARLMVAGGMASALVIGSISLMAYHKGRSALEAQVEAEAFTEVQTAAAAVDEALNRLAYVPRMLAAYQAGIGREPAPNLESVIRNLLRRIPAREIFGLYIAFEAKNAYDPQGMVWMDRASWPALRRVDYDYHDPANGWYARAKAKGSLHLTEPFFDRGGSDHTMVGITFPVLVNGEFVGVTGIDLPLTEIAGLLKSIHHQATNRRASAASEFLFLAGGSGQLLVHPNASLLLREDFAGTSLSTLPQGARLAAEASGTTRYRGADGERIIFWAIAPTTGWKVVLDQPASLVLAPVHALAWRTAAIGGGGLVVLLALIGFIARRATRPIVTLEQAAKALESGSFRVAELEPLTTRADESGRLARSFLSMAREIQAREERLADWNQNLERTIEERTADLRLAREAAEEASRTKSAFLANMSHELRTPMNAIIGYSEMLIEEAEDADQPDFIPDLKKIHGAGKHLLGLINDVLDLSKIEAGKMTVYLEQFAVPAMINEVTATIQPLVDKNANRLVVTCPPEIGTMRADVTKIRQTLFNLLSNAAKFTHEGTVSLTVEEIARGDVDCIAFRVTDTGIGMTPEQVSRLFGAFVQADASTTRKYGGTGLGLAISRRFCRLMGGDIEVASAPGRGTTFTAVVPRMVADAAAPTQPPFAGHTAQPADAVPRSPDAPLILVVDDDPTVLDLLSRTLNREGYRVRTAANGAAALTAARELRPKLITLDVMMPSMDGWSVLTALKADAATRDIPVVMVSIVDDKQLGFALGAADYLTKPLDRDRFTEILAKHAPLARERLALVIDDLEDNRAMLRHALEREGWSVLEAENGRAGLALVTDHAPALILLDLMMPVMDGFEFLRELRARPDGRAVPVVVVTAKELSPAERDLLRAGVENIVQKGTVSHEALLADIREKIARPAPPASLRTP, encoded by the coding sequence ATGAAGATCTCTCGTTTCCTGCCCAAGACGATCGGCGCGCGGCTCATGGTCGCCGGTGGGATGGCATCCGCGCTGGTCATCGGGAGCATTTCGCTGATGGCGTACCACAAGGGCCGCTCCGCGCTGGAGGCCCAGGTCGAGGCTGAGGCCTTCACGGAGGTGCAGACCGCCGCCGCGGCCGTCGACGAGGCGCTCAACCGGCTGGCGTACGTGCCGCGGATGCTGGCCGCGTACCAGGCCGGGATCGGCCGCGAACCGGCGCCGAATCTCGAATCGGTCATCCGCAATCTCCTCCGGCGCATTCCGGCGCGTGAGATCTTCGGCCTATACATCGCGTTCGAGGCGAAGAACGCCTATGACCCGCAGGGCATGGTATGGATGGACCGCGCCAGCTGGCCCGCCCTGCGGCGGGTCGACTACGACTACCACGACCCCGCGAATGGCTGGTACGCCCGCGCGAAGGCGAAAGGCAGTCTGCACCTGACGGAGCCGTTCTTCGATCGGGGCGGCTCGGATCACACGATGGTTGGCATCACGTTTCCCGTGTTGGTGAACGGCGAGTTCGTTGGTGTCACCGGCATCGATCTGCCGCTCACGGAAATTGCCGGCCTGCTGAAGTCCATCCATCACCAGGCGACGAATCGACGCGCGTCGGCCGCCTCCGAGTTTCTCTTTCTCGCCGGCGGTTCCGGCCAGCTGCTCGTGCACCCGAATGCCTCCCTGCTGCTACGCGAGGACTTTGCGGGTACGTCGCTGTCCACCCTGCCGCAGGGCGCGCGGCTCGCGGCGGAAGCATCCGGGACCACGCGTTACCGCGGCGCGGATGGCGAGCGGATCATATTCTGGGCCATCGCCCCAACCACGGGGTGGAAGGTCGTGCTCGATCAACCCGCGTCGCTCGTGCTGGCTCCGGTTCATGCGCTGGCGTGGCGGACCGCCGCCATCGGGGGCGGCGGGCTCGTGGTCCTGCTGGCTTTGATCGGCTTCATCGCCCGGCGCGCCACCCGCCCGATCGTCACGCTCGAGCAGGCGGCCAAGGCCCTGGAAAGCGGCTCGTTCCGCGTGGCCGAACTCGAGCCCCTCACCACCCGCGCCGACGAAAGCGGCCGGCTGGCCCGCTCGTTCCTCAGCATGGCCCGCGAGATCCAGGCGCGCGAGGAACGGCTGGCCGACTGGAACCAGAACCTGGAGCGCACGATCGAGGAGCGGACCGCGGACCTCCGGCTCGCGCGCGAGGCGGCGGAGGAGGCGAGTCGCACCAAGAGCGCGTTCCTTGCGAACATGAGCCATGAGCTGCGCACGCCGATGAACGCGATCATCGGCTACAGCGAGATGCTCATCGAGGAGGCGGAGGACGCCGACCAACCCGATTTCATCCCCGACCTGAAGAAGATCCACGGCGCCGGCAAGCATCTGCTCGGACTGATCAACGACGTCCTCGACCTGTCGAAGATCGAGGCCGGCAAGATGACCGTGTACCTCGAGCAGTTCGCGGTGCCGGCGATGATCAACGAAGTGACGGCCACGATCCAGCCGCTGGTCGACAAGAACGCCAACCGGCTCGTCGTAACGTGTCCGCCGGAGATCGGCACGATGCGGGCCGACGTCACGAAGATCCGGCAGACCTTGTTCAATCTCCTCAGCAACGCGGCGAAGTTCACGCACGAGGGCACCGTCTCCCTCACGGTTGAGGAAATCGCCCGTGGTGACGTGGACTGCATCGCGTTTCGCGTCACCGATACGGGCATCGGCATGACCCCGGAGCAGGTGAGCCGGCTTTTCGGCGCGTTCGTGCAGGCCGACGCATCGACGACGCGGAAATACGGTGGCACCGGACTCGGGCTCGCGATCAGCCGCCGGTTCTGCCGGCTCATGGGCGGCGACATCGAGGTCGCCAGCGCCCCGGGCCGCGGCACGACCTTTACGGCCGTGGTGCCCCGGATGGTAGCCGACGCGGCCGCTCCCACGCAGCCGCCGTTCGCCGGCCACACCGCCCAACCCGCCGACGCCGTGCCGCGAAGCCCGGATGCGCCGCTGATCCTCGTGGTCGATGACGACCCGACGGTGCTCGATCTGCTCAGCCGGACCTTGAACCGCGAAGGTTATCGCGTGCGCACGGCGGCCAACGGTGCGGCGGCGCTGACGGCCGCCCGCGAGCTGCGGCCGAAGCTCATTACCCTGGACGTGATGATGCCGAGCATGGACGGGTGGTCCGTGCTGACGGCCCTCAAGGCCGATGCCGCCACGCGGGATATTCCGGTCGTCATGGTGTCGATCGTCGACGACAAGCAGCTCGGTTTCGCCCTGGGCGCCGCGGACTACCTGACGAAACCGTTGGATCGCGATCGCTTCACCGAAATCCTCGCCAAGCATGCGCCGCTCGCCCGCGAACGGCTGGCGCTCGTGATCGACGACCTGGAAGACAACCGGGCGATGCTGCGCCACGCGCTCGAGCGCGAAGGGTGGTCGGTCCTCGAGGCCGAGAATGGTCGCGCCGGTCTCGCCCTGGTGACCGATCATGCGCCCGCGCTCATCCTGCTCGACCTGATGATGCCGGTGATGGACGGCTTTGAGTTTCTGCGCGAGTTGCGCGCCCGGCCGGACGGCCGCGCCGTCCCGGTGGTCGTCGTGACCGCGAAGGAGCTCTCCCCGGCCGAGCGGGATCTTCTCCGCGCGGGCGTGGAAAACATCGTGCAGAAGGGGACCGTCAGCCACGAGGCGCTGCTGGCCGACATTCGCGAGAAAATCGCCCGGCCCGCGCCGCCGGCCTCCCTGCGCACCCCCTGA
- a CDS encoding response regulator, whose protein sequence is MPKILLVEDNEMNRDMLSRRLLRRGYEVIIAVDGQQGVDLAGTSMPDLILMDMSLPVIDGWEATRRLKASDVTKKIPVIALTAHAMAGDREQALAAGCDDYDTKPIELDRLLPKIQRFLGSAAA, encoded by the coding sequence ATGCCCAAGATCCTGCTCGTTGAAGACAATGAAATGAACCGTGACATGCTCTCGCGCCGCCTGCTGCGCCGGGGGTATGAGGTGATCATCGCGGTGGATGGCCAGCAAGGGGTCGACCTTGCGGGCACCAGTATGCCCGACCTGATCCTGATGGACATGAGCCTGCCGGTGATCGACGGCTGGGAAGCGACGCGCCGGCTCAAGGCGAGCGACGTCACGAAAAAGATCCCCGTGATCGCGCTCACCGCGCACGCCATGGCCGGGGATCGCGAACAAGCGCTCGCCGCGGGATGTGACGATTACGATACGAAGCCGATCGAGCTGGATCGCCTGCTGCCGAAAATCCAACGGTTCCTCGGTTCCGCCGCCGCCTGA
- a CDS encoding substrate-binding domain-containing protein produces the protein MNTFVFRPAVALLAAALLFTASASAAPRIGVLLKGRTDFWTAVEKGCVAAAPGGRAEVTAKMPPSESDIDVQIRMLDALVAQGIDALVIAPCSTTALSGPVAAVAAKGVKIVVIDTPLEGEMPAFIATNHTAAGAAAGKLLASLVADTDEVSILKHSRTSGATTLREVSAFAELRRAHPGLVIHRDIFSGTVAGREVEQARRLLTEHPRTGGILASGTPGSMAMLRVLQESGHAGRIRFVGFGFNLNPTAAAALENGTMDGWIAQLPGEIGARAINAALALLQDRPVAEVSFCDFLVITRANLHEPRVQALLSQ, from the coding sequence ATGAACACCTTCGTATTCCGCCCTGCGGTCGCGCTGCTTGCCGCCGCCCTGCTGTTCACCGCCAGTGCATCCGCCGCGCCGCGAATTGGCGTCCTGTTGAAAGGTCGCACCGATTTCTGGACGGCCGTGGAGAAAGGCTGCGTGGCCGCGGCTCCGGGCGGACGCGCCGAGGTGACCGCGAAAATGCCGCCGTCGGAGTCCGATATCGACGTGCAGATCCGGATGCTTGATGCGCTCGTCGCGCAGGGCATCGACGCACTCGTGATCGCGCCGTGCAGCACCACGGCCCTGTCCGGCCCCGTGGCTGCGGTCGCGGCCAAGGGCGTCAAGATCGTCGTCATCGACACACCGCTGGAGGGCGAGATGCCGGCCTTCATCGCCACCAACCACACCGCCGCCGGCGCCGCCGCGGGCAAGCTGCTCGCCTCGCTGGTGGCCGATACCGACGAAGTCAGCATTCTGAAGCATTCGCGGACCAGCGGTGCGACCACCCTGCGCGAGGTGAGCGCCTTCGCCGAATTGCGCCGCGCGCATCCCGGCCTCGTGATCCATCGCGACATCTTCAGCGGCACCGTGGCCGGACGCGAAGTGGAGCAGGCCCGGCGCCTCCTGACCGAACATCCGCGCACCGGCGGCATCCTGGCCTCCGGGACTCCGGGTTCGATGGCGATGTTGCGGGTGCTGCAGGAGTCCGGCCATGCCGGCCGGATCCGGTTCGTGGGTTTCGGCTTCAATCTCAATCCGACGGCCGCGGCTGCGCTCGAAAACGGCACGATGGATGGCTGGATTGCCCAGTTGCCCGGCGAGATCGGCGCGCGGGCGATCAACGCCGCCCTCGCGCTCCTGCAGGACCGGCCCGTGGCGGAAGTTTCGTTCTGTGACTTCCTCGTGATCACCCGCGCAAATCTCCACGAACCGCGCGTCCAGGCGCTTTTGTCCCAATGA
- a CDS encoding DUF3418 domain-containing protein yields the protein MASSSRKSFPFRLEFPPELPISARAEEITAAIQASQVVILAGETGSGKTTQIPKMCLAAGCGQQGRIACTQPRRVAALSISRRVAEELAVEWGREVGCKVRFNDQTSRDTLIKFVTDGMLLAELQNDPMLREYDTIIIDEAHERSLNIDFLLGHLRTLRFRRPELKIIITSATIDTEAFSAAFDGAPVLLVEGRTYPVEVIYAPLDELGSDYTENDENDSRPEGTSAASVRAEALHYIDGTVEAVERICRESATGDVLVFLPSERDIREVGDLLDGRRLRGTEVVPLFGRLSMAEQQRVFAPSTRRKLVLATNIAETSLTIPGIRFVVDTGLARISRYSAQSRTRRLPIEEIAQSSADQRKGRAGRVAEGVCIRLYSEKDFLERPRFTQPEIQRANLADVILRMKAFGLGDIERFPFINMPATKAVRAGYSLLEELGAIGEAEAGSRKPEARSQRPEARSQRPEAGGQPVLRSLGEGGKPEAGLSAGAWAKEDGQTSEVRRQKSEEGSRSPAAREPVGEADVGGAAFATHVLTSIGRELARLPVDPTVGRMILQARAEKALREVIVIAAGLSIQDPRERPLDKQQQADTAHRRFAHPDSDFLTLLNIWTSYHGEFESLSQAKLRRFCRDHFLSYTRMREWRDIHAQLLEVLEQRDDFRLTSALDAVARQGERTVRATEGHGHGRRGDTPPARPNAPGKPDPRARAAGPEPKRSGGPAAPAGGRRPAAEPGDPLAFGTPAYRAIHRSILAGLLGNIAVIDEENGGYRATHDRKVSLFPGSVLFRREDPKRKGAAAKPADAGESAARRNPRWIMAAEIVETARLYARTCARLDPQWALDLGQHLVRVAHSEPFWNEAAGRVMVRQRTRLYGLELESRAVGYGRIDPDHATEIFIREGLVNDTIRFPLDFIPHNRAVRDEVEDLLTRARDSGYLNLDEAAYRFYAARLMPDALAATAAPGSGESPANPAESSGAEAVARTEPAPAAAPRAPKPLPAAVSSVPELVDLVRHRRTTDPRFLFMAAEDLRDPATLTVDADAFPKSVPLENTALPLNYAYKPGQPDDGVSVNVTVREAEALTPAALDWAVPGHLEAKVEHYLRALPKELRRAFVPLGESAKTLAGELTHRELSDRPLTDALSLLIAEKYRVAVDPAVWADKLPPEHLRVRIRVVDAEGRELCASRELAEIRAALLAQSREASIAVAREEPAAWRAARAQWETPEFGSWAFDSIPERVLVAEQGGAPVYAFPGLLAGAGGVARRLFKTPEEADAATRRAVSFLLERQLGHDLMWTQRDLRSVREVGPLAATLASVESLQEQAFVAVRRWVTDPARALPPAARSREGAAEGRLLPDGAGFAAAAEQAKTDLRGLVPRLVDLLREILGLRLELLVLKDPPKGLGEDLAALLPADFLASTPYEQLRHFPRYLKAMKLRAERWRKNPGKDSERAAQLAPYEKALAELQRRPGTDAAALAAFRWQLEEFRVSLFAQELGTAEPVSAVKLDRAIGALRAGPAAARAESPATASAARPILTAPIVPREKKSAPLKNLGALDKLFGR from the coding sequence TTGGCCTCTTCCTCCCGCAAGTCCTTCCCGTTCCGGCTCGAGTTTCCCCCCGAGCTGCCGATCAGCGCGCGCGCCGAGGAGATCACCGCCGCCATCCAAGCCAGCCAGGTCGTCATCCTCGCCGGCGAAACCGGCTCCGGCAAAACCACCCAGATCCCCAAGATGTGCCTCGCCGCCGGCTGCGGGCAGCAGGGCCGGATCGCCTGCACCCAGCCGCGCCGCGTTGCCGCGTTGTCCATTTCCCGCCGCGTCGCCGAGGAACTCGCGGTGGAGTGGGGGCGCGAGGTCGGCTGCAAGGTCCGGTTCAACGACCAGACGAGTCGCGACACGCTCATCAAGTTCGTCACCGACGGCATGCTGCTCGCCGAGCTGCAGAACGATCCGATGCTGCGTGAGTACGACACCATCATCATCGACGAGGCCCACGAGCGCTCGCTCAACATCGACTTTCTTCTCGGCCACCTGCGCACGCTCCGCTTCCGCCGGCCCGAGCTGAAGATCATCATCACCTCGGCCACGATCGACACCGAGGCGTTCAGCGCCGCCTTCGACGGCGCCCCCGTCCTGCTCGTCGAGGGCCGCACCTATCCGGTCGAGGTCATCTACGCGCCGCTCGACGAACTCGGCTCCGATTACACCGAAAACGACGAGAACGACTCCCGTCCCGAAGGCACCAGCGCCGCGTCCGTCCGCGCCGAGGCGTTGCACTACATCGATGGCACCGTCGAGGCCGTGGAGCGGATCTGCCGCGAAAGCGCCACCGGCGACGTGCTCGTCTTCCTCCCGAGCGAGCGCGACATCCGCGAGGTCGGCGACCTGCTCGATGGCCGCCGGCTCCGCGGCACCGAGGTCGTTCCGCTCTTCGGCCGGCTCTCCATGGCCGAGCAGCAGCGCGTGTTCGCCCCGTCCACCCGCCGTAAGCTCGTCCTCGCCACCAACATCGCGGAGACGTCGCTGACGATCCCGGGCATCCGCTTCGTCGTGGACACCGGCCTCGCGCGGATCAGCCGCTACTCCGCGCAGTCCCGCACCCGCCGCCTGCCCATCGAGGAGATCGCGCAGTCCAGTGCCGACCAGCGCAAGGGCCGCGCCGGTCGCGTCGCCGAGGGCGTCTGCATTCGGCTGTACTCGGAAAAGGACTTCCTCGAGCGGCCGCGATTCACCCAACCCGAAATCCAGCGCGCCAACCTCGCCGACGTCATTCTGCGGATGAAGGCCTTCGGACTCGGGGACATCGAGCGCTTCCCGTTCATCAACATGCCCGCGACCAAGGCCGTTCGCGCGGGCTACAGCCTCCTCGAGGAACTCGGGGCGATCGGTGAGGCAGAGGCCGGAAGCCGGAAGCCGGAGGCCAGAAGCCAGAGGCCAGAAGCCAGAAGCCAGAGGCCAGAGGCCGGAGGCCAGCCTGTCCTCCGAAGCCTTGGCGAAGGAGGAAAGCCAGAAGCCGGCCTGTCCGCCGGAGCCTGGGCGAAGGAGGATGGTCAGACGTCAGAGGTCAGACGTCAGAAGTCAGAGGAAGGAAGCCGTAGCCCGGCGGCGAGGGAGCCGGTCGGCGAGGCGGATGTGGGCGGCGCGGCGTTTGCCACACATGTGCTGACGTCGATCGGGCGTGAGCTCGCGCGGCTGCCGGTCGATCCGACCGTCGGTCGCATGATCCTCCAGGCGCGCGCCGAGAAAGCCCTGCGCGAGGTCATCGTCATCGCCGCCGGGCTTTCCATCCAGGACCCGCGCGAGCGCCCGCTCGACAAGCAGCAGCAGGCCGACACCGCACACCGGCGGTTCGCGCACCCGGACTCCGACTTCCTCACGCTGCTCAACATCTGGACGTCGTACCACGGCGAGTTCGAGTCGCTCTCCCAGGCCAAGCTCCGCCGTTTCTGCCGCGATCACTTCCTCAGCTACACGCGCATGCGCGAGTGGCGCGATATCCACGCCCAGCTCCTGGAGGTCCTCGAGCAGCGCGACGATTTCCGCCTCACTTCCGCGCTCGACGCCGTGGCGCGCCAGGGCGAGCGCACCGTCCGCGCCACTGAGGGCCACGGCCACGGGCGCCGCGGTGACACGCCGCCCGCCCGGCCCAACGCCCCCGGCAAGCCGGACCCTCGCGCCCGCGCCGCCGGGCCCGAGCCCAAGCGCTCTGGCGGTCCCGCCGCCCCCGCCGGCGGGCGTCGTCCTGCGGCCGAGCCGGGCGATCCGCTCGCGTTCGGCACGCCTGCCTACCGCGCGATCCACCGGAGCATCCTCGCCGGCCTTCTGGGCAACATCGCCGTGATCGACGAGGAGAACGGCGGCTACAGGGCCACCCACGATCGCAAGGTTTCGCTCTTCCCGGGCTCCGTGCTCTTCCGCCGCGAGGACCCGAAACGCAAGGGTGCCGCCGCCAAGCCCGCCGACGCCGGCGAGTCCGCCGCCCGCCGCAACCCGCGCTGGATCATGGCTGCCGAGATCGTCGAAACCGCGCGGCTCTACGCGCGCACCTGCGCCCGCCTCGACCCGCAGTGGGCGCTCGACCTTGGCCAGCACCTTGTCCGCGTCGCCCACAGCGAGCCGTTCTGGAACGAGGCCGCCGGCCGCGTGATGGTCCGCCAGCGCACCCGCCTCTACGGGCTCGAACTCGAGAGCCGCGCCGTCGGCTACGGCCGCATCGATCCGGATCACGCCACCGAGATCTTCATTCGCGAGGGGCTCGTGAATGACACCATCCGCTTCCCGCTCGATTTCATCCCGCACAACCGCGCCGTCCGCGACGAGGTCGAAGACCTCCTCACGCGCGCTCGCGACAGCGGTTATCTCAACCTCGACGAGGCGGCGTACCGCTTCTACGCCGCCCGGCTGATGCCCGACGCGCTCGCCGCCACCGCCGCGCCGGGATCCGGCGAGTCCCCTGCGAATCCCGCAGAATCGTCCGGAGCGGAAGCCGTGGCTCGCACTGAACCCGCACCCGCCGCCGCCCCACGCGCGCCGAAGCCTCTGCCTGCTGCGGTATCGTCGGTTCCCGAACTCGTCGACCTGGTCCGCCACCGCCGCACGACCGATCCGCGTTTTCTATTCATGGCCGCCGAGGACCTGCGCGATCCCGCGACGCTCACTGTCGATGCGGATGCGTTCCCGAAATCGGTCCCGCTCGAGAACACCGCCCTCCCGCTGAACTACGCCTATAAGCCGGGCCAGCCCGACGATGGGGTGAGCGTGAACGTCACGGTGCGCGAGGCGGAGGCGCTCACGCCGGCCGCGCTCGACTGGGCTGTGCCGGGACATCTGGAGGCCAAGGTCGAGCACTACCTGCGGGCGCTACCCAAGGAGCTGCGCCGCGCCTTCGTGCCGCTCGGCGAATCCGCCAAGACCCTCGCCGGCGAACTCACGCACCGCGAGCTCTCCGATCGCCCGCTGACCGATGCACTTTCCCTGCTGATCGCGGAAAAGTACCGCGTGGCCGTTGATCCCGCCGTCTGGGCCGACAAGCTGCCGCCGGAGCATCTGCGCGTGCGCATCCGCGTCGTGGACGCCGAGGGCCGCGAACTGTGCGCCAGCCGGGAGCTCGCCGAGATTCGCGCGGCCCTGCTCGCCCAATCACGCGAAGCCAGCATTGCCGTCGCCCGCGAGGAGCCCGCCGCCTGGCGCGCCGCCCGCGCGCAGTGGGAGACGCCCGAGTTCGGCTCCTGGGCTTTCGATTCGATTCCCGAGCGGGTGCTCGTCGCGGAGCAGGGTGGGGCGCCCGTGTACGCATTCCCGGGACTACTCGCCGGCGCCGGCGGCGTGGCGCGCCGGTTGTTCAAGACGCCGGAAGAGGCCGACGCCGCCACCCGCCGCGCCGTGAGTTTCCTCCTCGAGCGCCAGCTCGGGCACGACCTGATGTGGACGCAGCGCGACTTGCGCTCCGTGCGCGAGGTCGGGCCGCTCGCCGCCACGCTCGCATCCGTCGAGTCTCTCCAGGAGCAGGCCTTCGTAGCCGTGCGTCGGTGGGTCACCGATCCTGCCCGCGCTCTGCCGCCCGCCGCGCGCAGCCGCGAGGGTGCCGCCGAGGGCCGGCTCCTGCCCGATGGCGCGGGCTTCGCTGCCGCCGCCGAGCAGGCGAAGACCGACCTGCGCGGACTCGTGCCGCGGCTGGTGGATCTCCTGCGCGAAATCCTCGGGCTGCGCCTGGAATTGCTGGTGCTCAAGGATCCGCCAAAGGGGCTCGGCGAGGACCTGGCCGCGCTCTTGCCGGCCGACTTCCTCGCCAGCACCCCGTACGAGCAGCTGCGCCATTTTCCGCGCTACCTGAAAGCGATGAAGCTTCGTGCCGAGCGCTGGCGGAAGAATCCCGGCAAGGACTCCGAGCGCGCCGCCCAACTCGCGCCGTACGAGAAGGCGCTCGCCGAACTGCAGCGGCGCCCTGGCACCGATGCCGCCGCGCTCGCGGCGTTCCGGTGGCAGCTCGAGGAGTTTCGCGTCAGCCTCTTTGCCCAGGAGCTCGGCACCGCGGAGCCCGTCTCTGCCGTGAAACTCGACCGTGCGATCGGCGCGCTTCGCGCCGGTCCCGCTGCGGCCAGGGCCGAGAGCCCCGCCACCGCCTCAGCCGCCCGGCCGATCCTCACCGCGCCGATCGTCCCGCGCGAAAAGAAGTCCGCACCGCTCAAGAACCTCGGCGCCCTCGACAAGCTGTTCGGTCGGTAG
- a CDS encoding SpoIIE family protein phosphatase, whose product MSPAPSEARAPLSHLRHDLRTPINQIIGYSELLAEEALDAGHDAYAPDLQKINGAARALLALINANLTDDRLTLNGAVAAGAALAPSPAAAEPAESAAADDPSEGDPRPAPTPGRILVVDDQEGNREVLRRQLVRQGHTVTAVEHGQAALEALRGEPFDLVLLDMMMPVLDGYSTLVEIKNDPAVRHLPVIMISALDELGSVVRCIERGAEDYLPKPFNPTLLRARIGAGLEKKRFRDQERQYVEAIERTQRRLHAELAEAENYVRSILPAPLTTGPVHTDWRLVPSTELGGDSFGYHWIDDDHLAVYLLDVCGHGVGAALLSVTAINVLRNAALPAVDFRDPGAVLTALNEAFLMEKQNGMYFTVWYAVWRPSTRTLCFASAGHPPAVLVTNREAERRHAEVLKGGGLILGGMSGVRYRSFTATVDRPAVLYVVSDGTFEITRPDGSMWSFAALQEYLGTMPAAGEADLDRLFSHVKELHGSDSLEDDFSIMRLAL is encoded by the coding sequence ATGTCCCCCGCGCCTTCCGAGGCCCGCGCGCCTTTGTCGCATTTGCGGCACGACCTGCGCACGCCGATCAACCAGATCATCGGCTACAGCGAACTGCTTGCCGAGGAGGCGCTCGACGCCGGGCACGACGCCTACGCCCCCGATCTCCAGAAGATCAATGGCGCGGCGCGTGCACTGCTGGCGCTGATCAACGCGAATCTCACTGATGATCGGCTCACGTTGAACGGGGCGGTGGCAGCGGGCGCAGCGCTCGCACCTTCACCGGCAGCCGCCGAGCCCGCCGAGTCCGCGGCTGCCGACGACCCATCGGAGGGCGACCCCCGGCCGGCGCCGACGCCGGGTCGCATTCTCGTCGTCGACGACCAGGAGGGGAATCGTGAGGTGCTCCGGCGGCAGCTCGTGCGCCAGGGCCATACGGTCACCGCTGTCGAACACGGCCAGGCGGCGCTGGAGGCACTGCGCGGCGAGCCTTTCGACCTGGTGCTCCTCGACATGATGATGCCGGTGCTCGACGGCTACAGCACGCTGGTCGAGATCAAGAACGATCCGGCGGTGCGGCACCTGCCGGTGATCATGATCTCGGCGCTCGATGAACTGGGCAGCGTCGTGCGCTGCATTGAGCGCGGCGCCGAGGACTACCTGCCGAAGCCCTTTAATCCGACGCTGCTGCGCGCGCGCATCGGCGCCGGGCTCGAGAAGAAACGCTTTCGGGACCAGGAACGCCAGTACGTCGAGGCCATCGAGCGAACCCAGCGCCGGCTGCACGCCGAGCTGGCTGAAGCCGAGAACTACGTCCGGTCCATCCTGCCGGCGCCGCTGACGACCGGACCGGTTCACACCGACTGGCGGCTGGTGCCGTCGACCGAACTCGGCGGCGACTCGTTCGGGTATCACTGGATCGATGACGATCATCTCGCCGTCTATCTGCTGGACGTGTGCGGCCATGGCGTCGGCGCGGCGCTCCTGTCGGTCACGGCGATCAACGTCCTGCGCAACGCCGCGCTGCCGGCGGTGGACTTTCGGGATCCGGGCGCGGTGCTCACCGCGTTGAACGAGGCGTTCCTGATGGAGAAGCAGAACGGGATGTACTTTACCGTCTGGTACGCCGTGTGGCGGCCGTCCACCCGCACGCTGTGCTTCGCCAGCGCGGGCCACCCGCCGGCCGTGCTCGTGACGAACAGGGAGGCGGAGCGGCGTCACGCGGAAGTGCTGAAAGGCGGGGGGCTCATTCTGGGCGGCATGTCGGGCGTCCGGTACCGCTCGTTCACCGCGACGGTCGACCGGCCGGCGGTGCTCTACGTCGTCAGCGATGGCACCTTCGAGATCACGCGGCCGGACGGGTCGATGTGGAGCTTCGCCGCCCTGCAGGAGTACCTCGGAACCATGCCGGCCGCCGGCGAGGCGGATCTGGACCGGCTGTTCAGCCACGTGAAGGAGCTGCACGGGTCGGATTCGCTCGAGGACGATTTTTCGATCATGCGGCTCGCGCTTTGA